The window CTGTTTGCTGTATCACAACCAAACTGTTTTTATGGGACTCCTCTCTGCAGGTAGGGGTTTAAAAATGTTCTACTGAATAATACTAATGCTTGTGTCCAAAAgctcatatattttaaaaacctaaaaAGCTATTCCAGAACTCAGTTCTCATTTTCTGAACAGGCTCATGGCGTTCTGCACAAAGCTGTTGGTTACTGCTTTAATTAGTTATTAAAGCAACACAGAAAACATGTGTGAACCTTTTATTATGACTCAAATTATGTGCCTGGACCCATCCTCTGATTCATTAAAGTCTGACAATACTAGAGGGAAAACTCTGGTTGCACCTGCCCTGCATGTTCCCCACCTCTAGTACACAAGCTCTGGAACGTCAACCGCTTTAAGTTCTGGTTGAGATTTAGGTACCTGACATGAAACCTGGATTAAACAAGCCATGGGATTTGTGCAGCTCCTGATCTTCACCTACTCTGCCCTTCCTGTACACTATGGTATATTATTCTGTCAGCAAGAGGGGTAGTTTAAtccacccagctcccattgtcctTGTCTCTGACTGACTGTCAAGGTTCTTagaccttgcctgtcaccatgggAACTGATCTCCCAGTTGACTCCTGTACAGATGCACCCTTAATGTAATGTAAGGAAAGTTCTGCAAGGAACTGAAGTTTTCACGAAGCCTGAGTGACTTAgctgtatatattatataatataggGCTAAAATTTtctacactgctttgaaaatccagcAAGTCAGCATAGCAATGACCAGCAGAGGATGGAGTTCTTGGAGTGTCAGAGTATCTTGTATCCAGTTGCAGGGAGGAGACTAGCAGAGGATTGTGGTGAGATACACTCTTAATATCTCCATCTCTGTTCCAGAAGGAGTATGCTAATGAAACCTGCGGGTGAGAGTAATTTGGAACGGGTGGTGAGGACAGGGCAAAAGGCTGTAGGGGGGGCTAGAAACATGGGCAGAAAATAACGAACTGCGGTTCACTTTGGAAACTACAGGATAATGATTCTCTGGAGGTACAGTAATCCATATTACAGAGtccctgggagagagaagcttGGGCACTAGTGATGATGAAAAATGTTTGGCTCTAATTTGCTGCCTATTTTCACTGTAGagtattatttttttctcctgtgcaTGAGATCTGATTTTTACAACCTGCCTCTGTGACCTGGGCTACAATGATGGTAAAGTTAGTTTCTCCCTTCCTAGTTCAGGGAAGATAACAAAACACCCATAACTTGTCCTGTTGCCTTCTGAAGGGAAAGTGTCCCCTTGGGTTCAGGAGCAGCTGTGTGGAGGCAAGGGCTGAGCAAGTCTGATCATCTCTGCACATAAATCATTGCTGGGCTGAGGAGCCCAAAGGGGCAAATGCGTCATTTATAAAAAGCTTTTCATCTCCTCTGCTTCCTCTTCAGTTTACCCAGATGGGAGAGTTTGCATTTCCATTCTGCATGCTCCAGGGGATGACCCCATGGGGTATGAGAGCAGCGCTGAGCGGTGGAGCCCAGTGCAGAGCGTGGAGAAGATCCTCTTGTCAGTGGTCAGCATGTTAGCAGGTAAGGATTAGTGCCTCATCTGGAGTTGCTCAACTAGGATAGCATTTATGAAGCATGGTTAATGTCTTTACTTTGATATTTGTCTTTGTTGGGCAGTCAAAGGTCTCAGACCTTGTTCTGCAACAGCAAGATTTGTCAGTGCCATAACAGCCACCTACTGCTTTATTAATGTATCGGTACCCTCACAATACCTGGACTAGATCAGCAAATTGGTGGCTCCAGGTTTGCATGCAACCTCACACCACTTCTCTCCAGGCTAGTGGCACCGCCATGGAGATCTGTGAGGCCCAGTTACTGCTCTCTGCTATCGTGTGTGAAACCAGGGTTCAGTTTTTGGTTCTCACTCTGATAGGTCACGTCAGTAGTCAGTGTTTCAGGGACAACCCTGTAGCTAATGTAATAATATTTCACACAGACTTCTATCCTGGAGATAAGTTGCCAAAGTTTGGCTATCTAATAACTAGATAAGATAAAAATGTGTATTCCCTTGAATAATTGGTACTGAgtgataaaaatataatttaggtGCTTAGATGCTGCTATGATGAAGCCTGACTAAGAACCTAGAGAGGTATTCTGGATGTATACGCTCAGGGAAGAAATACTACCGTCGACCATAATCACAGCAATGACCATCAGGATGTAAAATCCAAGGTTTTAGGAACAGAAAACCTGAATGAACAGGATGCAAAGCATTCTACTTGTACCCATTTTTAACATCAAGACTGTTCCCAAATCAGCTCAATTACCAGTTATACATTAAACAACCTTAGGCTTAATACAGTGATGTGTAGGCCTCAAAAGATTTGGGTTGTGCCACCATCTTACCCAGGTTTTCCAATGCTCCAATAGCTGCCTGGACTCTTCCGTCCTTGtgactttgtttccctttttcccctgccACAAGACACACCTTTGAATATCCTTTGTGTAGCAGAGATTCTGGAAACCTCTTTCCTGGACCCTGGCTGCTGGCAGATTCAAACGATGCGCTCTGAAGTTGTGCCTACCAAAGACTGGAAACTGAAGGCAGCTGGGGCCTAGTGGAGAGGTTGCAAGAGGTATAGGGTCCCACAGTCTGATCCAGGAATGGTGAGAAAGGTCTGGAGGGTCACAGTCTTGGAAGAAGCTAGGTTTGGAGTTTGGTGATccttgggttagtgtttctgtgctCTGAACTGGTCAAATCATCTGTAGTTAGATTAATTTGGATCTGAAGTTCATGTACAGTCACAAGAGACTTCATGAGCTTTATTCCCCTCTTGTCATGGAATGGCTCCAATTCCTTTTGACCAAACCATGAAAGCAAACTGGCAGATGCAAGAGAtagaggctgggagccaggactcctgggttctattttcagTTGCCATTGTCTGTGTGATCCTTAAGAAGTAATTATGCTCTCCCTTTCACCactgttctttattaattttgGGTAAGTCTCTGTACCTTAGTTTAGCTGACTGTAAAATGAGTTGCCAACCTCACAGGGGCTTAAATACTGTTTGCAAAGGTCTCAGATTCTTGAGGTTGAAGAAGTGAAGGTTGCTCTAGAAGTGAacattgtgtgtgtttctgtggcACTCTTCCCCCAGGTGCAGGAGAGGACCTGCAGTGGTGGGGCTGAAGAGAAATCTGGGTTTTCATGAAACTCCAGAACCAGAAAGGGATTTGCCAGGTGTCAGCCTGTAGTGTTAGAAACCTCCACTAATCTTCTGACTGCCTCATTGGTGACAAAATACTATCCTAAGTGCTGAGGTTCAGCTACTAAGAAAGCACCAATACCAATCACTTAagttttccccccccaaaaaaacctcttGCTGAAACGCTCCTCTGTGTTCTGTGAGATATGTGAAACAAGGGGTAGGGTGGGCACTGCATGTTTAGTGGGATTTCCTCTCCAAGGGCCTCTACATTTCCCCCGGTGCAGATGGTCCCAAGCACACTGGAGGATGAATGTGCAGAGGCAGCACTTGAAGAACCAAAGTCCTCGGTGAGTAACCTGCCTATCTGTTGTGTCTTTCTCATTTCAGAACCAAATGATGAAAGTGGAGCCAATGTTGATGCCTCCAAAATGTGGCGGGAGGACAGAGAACAGTTTAACAAAATTGCCAAGCAGATTGTGCAGAAGTCCCTtgggctttaaaaacaaaaaagaaaagaacaaaactgCAGTGTTTTATAATTCTCTCCAGCTGACGGAGAGCAATGCTTAGTGCTGATACCAAAAAGGCAGATTTTGCAAAATTGTTGGCCTGATTCTTCCTctatattctttttattattttccccccTTAAAAAGCCTCTGGCTCAGACTAAGACATGTAGCAAGGGGGTACATTATTAGAACTCAAAAATGGAGACAGTCCTATTGCAAAGGCTGTTCAATGCTACCTCATTCTGTTTTACTGAAAACATGGAGACTTTACAAAGCATGAATTTGAGCCTAGCACAGTCTTATACCCATTTTCTGCAATCCACCCCCTGGTCTCACCAAGAAAATGCACAAGTGATTGTGCATTGCCGAGCAGTGGAATCGGTCTTATGCTCCCCAGTCAGTGATTCAGAGCAAAGGTTAGTGAACGAATACTTAAGTAGCTAGATGGTCAGGATATTCATGTTTGCAGGTATTCCCAGAGCTTGTTCCAGAGAAGAGGAGTTTTAGGTGACCTGCTACAACAATCAGCTTTACATTTCTGCGTAACATCGTACCCAAAAATGTGTGCAGAAACGGAGtcatttttaattgtgtgatCTCATTGGGAAATTGGAAACAGCAATGATATTCAACACCAGAGTTCACAAAAAGGTAGCTCAGTGAAAGAGGTCCTAAAACAAGAATACCTTCAGGTTGTTTTAATGTAGGTAGCGATTTTAAAGTTTTTAGCTAAGGCGACTCAAATTCTAGATGGCCATCAGTGGCTGATTCTCATGGATCCAGCTGTCTAGAATAGCCCAATATTTTTGTGTCATGCAGTCAGTCTAAATCTAGCCTTTGAATGTGCTTTTGCAAAGAAGAGATCTCAATGACTGCTTGTAATTACTCcctaaaaatatttattgtaactTCCAGTTTAAATCAGAGAGGTAGGTCAGGAAATCCAGTCTTTTCCTAAACATTTTGGTCAGCTGTTTGGTTAGGTATCTGCATCCCGAAACGCTAGGTCATCTGTGCTCTGaaaatcgggggtgggggggaaatgggctCAGCTAGTCCTGCTGGGAAAGTAAAATCTTTCCAAGATATTGTGAGATGATCTGAAACACTGTTCTGCAAATACTTGATAGAGTAATGACTTGAACACTTGTCATGACAGCCCAGATCACTTACACTTCAGGTAGGGAACGTGGATTTTTGACGGTGATCCGATTTAACCCTTACTTTAACAGGAGTTGCTATTTTTAGATGCTAACTTCTCTTGCATACCTAAGTCAGTGCTGGGAGAGATCCTTATCACTGATGCCATCCTCTAGAGGATGGAAGGATGCACGCTTGCAACATTGTTCTACTGACCTCTGTATGGTATGCAGCAGGACAATGAAGAACTTTCAAACTCTACTCATTGTAGTGCCCAGACTGTAAAGCTGGTGTGGGGCACCTTCTGGTGTTCTTGCTTTACAACTGAACCTCTTGTCTAGGCCTGAATCTTCTGTAGGCATTTCCAGCAAATATGCTTCTGCTGCAAGCAATATGCAAGCAATAACATAAGCCCCTGTTGTGTGTGGAATCAAATATTGTTGACTATCTTAAACAGACTAGGATAGGAATGtctttttttgaatgaaaagaaCCAAGAAATCAAATTATAGGAATAATTACATTATTGAGAGAGCTTTGCTGAAGTATATTGCTCTCATTTCAGTATCTGGTGGCTTGCAGTTCATATTGCATACACACATGTGCTGCATGTCACTCTAGGGTGTCGTCTTTATCCATCACTGAAGAAACTCTGGGCTGGGATAACTTGCTGGATTTACCTCCATTATAGGGAGTAATTCCTATAGGTTTGGAAGAGAGCTAGTTTTGGGGGCAGGAAGATGATGGAGTAGTATTGTACCCAACTAGTATTTGCAAATGTAGATGAAGATGTAGCTTTTGTATGTGGAGTGAAGGCATTTTATGCATTGGATAGATGCAGTGTAGCTTGTGGAGTACCATAGTCACATTAGGAAACAGCTCCCTAAAGGAGGGGGCTGTATGCCTGATTCCAGACAGATTGTGATCAATCAAGAAAGGGACATGGCAGAATTAGtcttgttttaaaagcaaaatatttttattcatgtgtATTCAAAGattcattatctttattttatggTGGAACTTAATCTATATATTGAAAATAAAGTGATATTTTCTCCTTTCACAGAAGTATAAGAATGTATTTCTCCTTGGTTGTTTCTTTCAGTAAGTGAAAAGATAGATAGCCAGGAGAGTACAGCTTTGACTTGGGCCCCATGTGGGAAAGGCTATAGTCCACTATCATTAAGCCCACAGGAGAGATCTTCAAAGACACACAGGGGCATAAGAATTGCCAGGTGGGCTCAGACCCAAGGGCCATGacatccagtatcctgtctgacagtgaaCAGCACAAGCTGTTttagaagaaggtgcaagaatccTGCACTGGGCATGAAGGTCTCCTCCTGATCTCTAATAGCGACAGCTCAGCTTAGGCATAAGGTTTAATGTCCATTCCAGGATTTGTGTTTGCACTTACAACTATGGAAATGGGCAATTCAATGCTCATTTCACATGgactttcagtgggaattgggcatCCAACTCCCAGTTGTCTTTGCAAAATTGCCACATCCCCCTGAATTTGTCCTCTCAAAACGAAAACAGTATTTTTAGTGACATGGAACACTGATTTCAAAGAAACTTGTTATCGTTGAAAGGCAGGGCAGATTTGCTACATCAAAATGGCTTAAATCATGACTAAAATTAGTAGTAAAACCAGTTGATTTAAACCACCAATTTTAATAACTTctgtttagatttttaaaagttattagtGGTTGGTTTGAGAACTGAAACTTGCCTTGTTCAGGTAATGGGATCTGTTTGTTTATGCCAAAATAGGTGACTTATTTACTGTACTACACAATTTATTCCTCAAAATGTTTAAACTTCATTTAAACATAACACAGTGCATTAGAATAGTTTTGTACTAgttgcaaatgaaaaataaaacttgttGATTCAAGTACTGTAGGCGAATCAAATTACTGCATAGTTGACACTCTTCATCCAAAAAGATCAGAGTACTTCACAAACTTGAGGCATGCAAAGGGTCATTTGCCCATTGCCGAAATGCCTCACCTTTGATGTTGCAGCCATTCTGTGCCAGCAACTCCGCACCTTGTAGACTTCTTACAGCTTAGGAACAGTTTatttgatgctgctgctgctgctgctgtgaaatTGGATAGTCTTCAATGAGAGGCAAaatctttcccttttaaaaagagattCATGTTCAAAAGTGCTGTAATACTAGCCCCTAGTAACAGTTCTGATCAATTTGCCTTTTTCAGTGTCTGAAACAATTCAATCAGAACTTGTTCTCTGGGGAGCGTCAGAATTACAGGTAGCGTACGGTGATATATGCATGCAAGTAACTTCTTACTTTTCAATAATTGTGTATCTCTTTGGTGGATTGTTTGCTTTAGGCTTTATTAGTTTAAAAGGATACTAGCAGCATCCTGTTTAAAGGTCCCCTCTCCCTTTGGCAGAACACACACAGTGGGAAATAAGAGGTTCTTTGAAAATACTGTTGTATTAAAAGGTGTTGGAACCACATTAAACAGACTCGGCTGGAGGGCAGAGCAGCCCcggaggggaggaggggtggcggagagaggagagggaatgGATTTTCACCAGCTTCTTTGACCAGTTCTGACTTCATAATCAATGTCATGAAATGAAGGCATATGCCTTTAAAATGAAGCAAATGTGCTCGCTTTAGCTTATTCCCTGGGTAAAATCGCCACCAGTTGTAGAGTTTATCTTGTGACTTACCATAGTTTCCTCTTCCCTTGCCAAAGAGCCC of the Dermochelys coriacea isolate rDerCor1 chromosome 9, rDerCor1.pri.v4, whole genome shotgun sequence genome contains:
- the UBE2G2 gene encoding ubiquitin-conjugating enzyme E2 G2 isoform X1: MAGTALKRLMAEYKQLTLNPPEGIVAGPMNEENFFEWEALIMGPEDTCFEYGVFPAILSFPLDYPLSPPKMRFTCEMFHPNIYPDGRVCISILHAPGDDPMGYESSAERWSPVQSVEKILLSVVSMLAEPNDESGANVDASKMWREDREQFNKIAKQIVQKSLGL
- the UBE2G2 gene encoding ubiquitin-conjugating enzyme E2 G2 isoform X2, coding for MAPWKTPSSTELTLNPPEGIVAGPMNEENFFEWEALIMGPEDTCFEYGVFPAILSFPLDYPLSPPKMRFTCEMFHPNIYPDGRVCISILHAPGDDPMGYESSAERWSPVQSVEKILLSVVSMLAEPNDESGANVDASKMWREDREQFNKIAKQIVQKSLGL
- the UBE2G2 gene encoding ubiquitin-conjugating enzyme E2 G2 isoform X3; the protein is MAGTALKRLMAEYKRPMNEENFFEWEALIMGPEDTCFEYGVFPAILSFPLDYPLSPPKMRFTCEMFHPNIYPDGRVCISILHAPGDDPMGYESSAERWSPVQSVEKILLSVVSMLAEPNDESGANVDASKMWREDREQFNKIAKQIVQKSLGL